One Fictibacillus halophilus genomic window, CTAATGGATCAAAAAATCTGGTTTATTCTCTCTTTGGTTGCATTCTTTATTGCATACGCTTCTCTTTGGTGGCCAAAACAAAACCGTCCAGGAATTGGACGGCCGCGTCTTACACTATTAGCAACTGTTTTACAATATGGTCTTGCAAGCGTTGGTTATGGTTTAGCTCATCTGCCTTACATCGTATATCCTGATTTAACGATCTATGAGGCGTTTACTGCACCAGAAACGTTTTACTCCTTAATGATTATGTATATCGTTGGTCTTGCCATCTTGGCCCCAGGATTCTATATATTCTGGAGGTTGTTCTTAAAAGACAAACGATACCTTCAACAGGAATAGCTTCTATATAAACCAGCCTGCTAAAACTGTTATAAACATACTTAAAAGAGGCAGCCCGTAACGAAATGAAGGATGTTTAGTCTTATGACGCAACTTTTTCATAGCTAGCCACATACCGGGTGCTCCACCAATAACTGCGATCAGCCATAGCCTCGCTTCAGGTGTGCGCCATTCGCCCTTTTTGGCAGATAACTTATCTCTTTTCATAACATAATAGGCGGCTACGTTTAAAATGATTAAATATATGATTAACACCTTGTTGTTTCCCTTCAGAATGAAAAAAGATCATCTCCATCAATTGAGGAAATGATCTTTTCTTTTTTTACTTAAGCTTTTAGGCTGTCTTTTGCTTTTGAAGCTAATTCAGCGAAAGCTTTTTCGTCTGTAATAGCGATCTCAGAAAGCATCTTACGGTTGATGTCGATACCCGCAAGTTTAAGACCGTGCATTAAACGGCTGTAAGAAAGACCGTTTGTACGAGCAGCAGCGTTAATACGAGTGATCCAAAGCTTACGGAAGTCACGCTTCTTTTGACGACGGTCACGGTAAGCGTACATAAGTGATTTGAATACTTGTTGTTGTGCTACTTTAAATAATTTATGTTTGGAACCGAAATAGCCTTTAGCTAGTTTAAGAACTTTTTTACGACGACGACGTGTTACATAGCCACCTTTTACTCTTGGCATATTAAAAACCTCCTATTTTTAAATCGATTGATGAACGATTAACGTTTTTTGTAAGTTAACAATGTGCGGATACGCTTGTAGTCACCGCTGTGAACAAGTTTCGCTTTACGAAGCTTACGC contains:
- a CDS encoding DUF1294 domain-containing protein, which gives rise to MLIIYLIILNVAAYYVMKRDKLSAKKGEWRTPEARLWLIAVIGGAPGMWLAMKKLRHKTKHPSFRYGLPLLSMFITVLAGWFI
- the rplT gene encoding 50S ribosomal protein L20 → MPRVKGGYVTRRRRKKVLKLAKGYFGSKHKLFKVAQQQVFKSLMYAYRDRRQKKRDFRKLWITRINAAARTNGLSYSRLMHGLKLAGIDINRKMLSEIAITDEKAFAELASKAKDSLKA